A region of the Lentisphaerota bacterium genome:
CGACAGCGGTGTGTGGGCGTGTGAGCTGTCGGGGGCTGAGCAGAATTCCCCTTTCAATTCGATAGCGATCAATGCCTTGATCCATTCGCTGCGGCGCGGCGAGACGCACCCACACACCCACACACCCACACACCCACACACTCCCCCCCCCCGTGGCCAACCGATTGCATTATCCATTGCCGAACCGTGGCGAGTTGGCCTATAGTATCGCCTCTATGTCACACCCCGCACGTTACTGGCGCGCGCTCTTTTCCGACCGATCCAACCTGTTGCGGTTGGCGGGGGCGGTGTTGACCGGGGTGTGCCACACCGCGGCGCTGCCGCCCTTCGACCAGGAGGAGTGCGCCTGGATTGCGCTGGTTCCGGTGATTCTGATCGCGCGTCACAGCACGCCGCGCGCCGCCGCCGCATGGAGCGGTCTGGCCGGCCTCTGCTTCTGGGTTCCGGGGTTATCCTGGCTCTGGCAGCTTGTGGGCAACGGCGGGCCGCTGGCGCTCGTCCTGCTGGGTCAGAGCCTCCTGGCGGCCTGGTGCGCCGGATTCTTCGCCCTCTTTGGATGGGCCTCCGCCCGGCTCTGGCAGGGGGGGCGCGCGCCGGGCGGGGCGGGGCGTCTCGCGCGGGTCTGGCTTGGCGAACCGCTGCTGTGGGTGGCGGCTGAATTCCTCCGCGGCATCCTGCTCGGCGGCTTCCCGTGGAACGGGATCGGCGTGGCGCTGGCCCGGAACCCCACGCTGATCCAGATCGCCGCCCTGGGCGGCGTCCTCGGGGTTTCGGCGCTCGTCGTTCTGGCCAACGCCGCGATCGCCAGCATGATCGAACGCACCGTCGCGCCGGTCGCGCGCGCCTGGACCGGCCAGCCGTCCGAGGCGCGGCCGCGGCGGTCGCTCACGCCATCGCTCGAGACGCTCGTCCCGATGGTGCTCATCCTCGCGGTCTGGGTCTGGGGTGTGCGGCGCCTGCAGCACAATCCGACGCGTCCCGCGGCGGACGACTGGCGCGTCGTCCTCGTGCAGCCCAATACCCCCTCGATCTTCTCCATCACCGAGGCGATCGTCGACGCGCAGCGGGAGGTGCTCGCCGACCTCACCCGCCTGGCCTCGGGGGTCCGGCCCGACCTCGTGGTCTGGCCGGAAACCGCCGTCAACGGCGCCGTTCCGATTGAGGCGGCGGTGATGAAGCTGGCGGCGGACGCCGCCGCCGAAGCTGGCGCGCCCCTCCTGACCGGCGCCGTGGAGGTCGAGGCGCTCGACCGCCCCGGCGGCCCCCGGCAGATCCGGTATTACAACGCCGCGTGGCTCTTTGCCACCAACGGCCTTCCGATCGGCCGTTACCGCAAGCAGCACCTCGTGCCCTTTGGCGAATTCATTCCCGGCGATGCGTGGATTCCGCTGCTCGCGCGCCTCGCGCCCACCGGATTTAGCTGCACCCCCGGCCGCGAGAGCAGCGTGCTGCGGATTGGCCGTCGTGACGGCCAGCCCGGCGAGCTCGCCTTTAGCGTGCTGATCTGCTTCGAGGATCTGTTCAGCCGCCTCAGCCGCCGCGCGGTTCGC
Encoded here:
- the lnt gene encoding apolipoprotein N-acyltransferase encodes the protein MSHPARYWRALFSDRSNLLRLAGAVLTGVCHTAALPPFDQEECAWIALVPVILIARHSTPRAAAAWSGLAGLCFWVPGLSWLWQLVGNGGPLALVLLGQSLLAAWCAGFFALFGWASARLWQGGRAPGGAGRLARVWLGEPLLWVAAEFLRGILLGGFPWNGIGVALARNPTLIQIAALGGVLGVSALVVLANAAIASMIERTVAPVARAWTGQPSEARPRRSLTPSLETLVPMVLILAVWVWGVRRLQHNPTRPAADDWRVVLVQPNTPSIFSITEAIVDAQREVLADLTRLASGVRPDLVVWPETAVNGAVPIEAAVMKLAADAAAEAGAPLLTGAVEVEALDRPGGPRQIRYYNAAWLFATNGLPIGRYRKQHLVPFGEFIPGDAWIPLLARLAPTGFSCTPGRESSVLRIGRRDGQPGELAFSVLICFEDLFSRLSRRAVRRGARALINISNDAWFDGSIEPEHHMRQAVFRAVENGVPLLRCGNTGVTCAVDPFGRVTRFDSMFALSDERVPFFWPASIASAERPRTPYTRFGDLPLATAAMLALLLAVLARPSRAACSHILTSDS